One genomic region from Rosa rugosa chromosome 1, drRosRugo1.1, whole genome shotgun sequence encodes:
- the LOC133734648 gene encoding receptor-like protein EIX2 yields MPVELTSLIRLGTLNLSKNHLTGIIPAKIGKLEWIETLDLSMNQLSGSIPPSMVSLTFLNYLNLSYNHLSGKVPTGNQFSTLLDPSIYKGNAALCGYPLPNGCRDNEETPQVPGEEGQQGDDSGLEKLWLIVSIVIGFIVGFWGVCGSLVINKSWRHAYFNFLDKVKYALIDFVSAIGRHLQKRSRGTEDF; encoded by the coding sequence ATGCCTGTGGAGCTAACAAGCCTTATAAGGTTGGGAACCTTGAATTTGTCCAAGAATCATTTGACAGGAATTATTCCAGCAAAGATTGGGAAATTGGAGTGGATAGAGACTCTTGATCTATCAATGAATCAACTTTCAGGATCAATTCCACCGAGCATGGTGTCTTTAACATTTTTGAACTATCTCAACCTGTCATACAATCACTTGTCTGGAAAAGTCCCAACAGGTAACCAATTTAGCACTCTACTTGATCCATCAATTTATAAAGGCAATGCTGCTCTTTGTGGGTATCCTTTGCCAAATGGTTGCCGAGACAATGAAGAAACACCTCAGGTTCCAGGTGAAGAAGGACAACAAGGTGATGATAGTGGACTCGAAAAGCTATGGTTGATCGTCAGCATTGTGATAGGTTTCATTGTGGGGTTCTGGGGAGTTTGTGGGAGTTTGGTGATTAACAAGTCCTGGAGACATGCCTATTTCAACTTCCTTGACAAAGTGAAGTATGCTCTGATTGATTTTGTATCAGCCATTGGCAGGCATCTGCAGAAAAGATCGAGGGGCACAGAAGACTTTTAA